A region from the Beduinella massiliensis genome encodes:
- the hrcA gene encoding heat-inducible transcriptional repressor HrcA codes for MDLVERKFRILQAIIDDYIVTALPVGSRTISRKYEQSLSSATIRNEMSDLEELGYLDSPHTSAGRVPSYKAYRLYVDQLMKRTPLTPEEAKVISQFFDRRVRQVEDVAERAAQALSSVTHYTSVIMTRQPEEENLKLRHLQLVPVTEGMALLILVTDAGVIKQTPMHISPGMSTDDLYRVSRMLTERLAGCKMSQVQAILEGIGAEFRDQGELLSGMLDTIRESGEPGDHTDLVVGGTSNLLDYPEYSDVEKARSLLSVLETKEKVIRLLSGGTQMEFSIRIGPETGLPETKDCSVVTATYRLANGKVNTIGIIGPTRMQYNRVISALDYMGKSLMEMLSGQDKK; via the coding sequence GTGGATCTTGTCGAGCGAAAATTCAGAATTCTGCAGGCGATCATCGACGACTACATCGTCACGGCGCTGCCCGTAGGTTCTCGAACGATCTCGCGCAAGTACGAGCAGAGCTTGTCCTCGGCGACCATTCGCAATGAAATGAGCGATCTGGAGGAGCTGGGTTATCTGGATTCGCCGCACACGTCGGCGGGCCGCGTGCCCTCGTACAAGGCGTACAGGCTGTACGTAGATCAGCTGATGAAGCGCACCCCGCTGACCCCGGAGGAGGCGAAGGTCATCAGCCAGTTCTTCGACCGGCGCGTGCGCCAGGTGGAGGACGTGGCCGAGCGCGCGGCGCAGGCGCTTTCCAGCGTGACGCATTATACCTCGGTCATCATGACGCGCCAGCCGGAGGAGGAAAACCTGAAGCTGCGCCATCTGCAGCTGGTGCCGGTGACGGAGGGCATGGCGCTTTTGATTCTGGTGACGGATGCCGGGGTCATCAAGCAGACGCCGATGCACATCAGCCCTGGCATGAGCACGGACGATCTGTACCGGGTTTCCCGCATGCTGACCGAGCGGCTCGCGGGCTGCAAGATGAGCCAGGTGCAGGCGATTTTGGAAGGAATCGGCGCGGAGTTTCGGGATCAGGGCGAGCTGCTCAGCGGCATGCTGGATACGATCCGCGAGAGCGGGGAACCGGGCGACCACACGGACCTGGTGGTCGGCGGCACGTCCAACCTGCTGGACTATCCCGAGTACAGCGATGTGGAAAAGGCGAGAAGCCTGCTGAGCGTGCTGGAAACAAAGGAAAAGGTGATCCGGCTGCTGTCGGGCGGCACGCAGATGGAGTTTTCGATCCGCATCGGCCCGGAAACCGGGCTGCCCGAGACGAAGGACTGCTCCGTCGTCACGGCGACATACCGGCTCGCTAACGGCAAGGTGAACACCATCGGCATCATCGGCCCCACGCGCATGCAGTATAACCGGGTGATCTCAGCGCTTGATTACATGGGAAAGTCTCTGATGGAGATGCTTTCCGGGCAGGACAAGAAATGA
- the grpE gene encoding nucleotide exchange factor GrpE, which produces MKKKSGNDGSKKSAGVVDGIKKQADVQKERIRQWSQDRKRKGKTMNEENVSKELLEEEVPKTEEPAQESAEEQEAAGQEAEKQLADALAKCEEYLNLAQRVQADFDNYRRRNTAVRAEAYEEGKRDTVEKLLPVLDNIERALASAGEEESPLKSGVELVHRGLWETLQKLGVEVIDRAGEVFDPELENAVLQGAEDEGEPGTVCLVLQKGYKVGTRVIRHAMVKVVAG; this is translated from the coding sequence ATGAAAAAGAAGAGCGGGAACGACGGCTCAAAGAAGAGCGCCGGCGTGGTAGACGGGATTAAGAAGCAGGCGGACGTTCAAAAAGAACGGATACGGCAATGGTCGCAGGACCGCAAAAGAAAGGGCAAGACGATGAACGAAGAGAACGTAAGCAAGGAGCTGCTGGAGGAAGAGGTACCTAAGACGGAGGAGCCCGCGCAGGAGAGCGCAGAGGAGCAGGAAGCCGCCGGGCAGGAGGCGGAAAAGCAGCTTGCGGACGCGCTCGCGAAGTGCGAGGAGTACCTGAACCTCGCCCAGCGCGTGCAGGCCGACTTTGACAACTACCGCCGCCGCAACACCGCGGTGCGCGCGGAGGCATACGAAGAGGGCAAGCGGGATACCGTGGAAAAGCTGCTGCCCGTGCTCGACAACATCGAGCGGGCGCTCGCATCCGCCGGGGAAGAGGAATCGCCCCTGAAGAGCGGGGTGGAGCTCGTGCACCGGGGGCTTTGGGAGACGCTGCAAAAGCTCGGCGTCGAGGTGATCGACCGCGCGGGAGAGGTTTTCGACCCGGAGCTTGAAAACGCGGTGCTGCAAGGCGCGGAGGACGAGGGCGAGCCGGGCACGGTTTGCCTTGTGCTCCAAAAAGGCTATAAGGTCGGGACGCGCGTGATTCGCCACGCGATGGTCAAGGTGGTCGCAGGCTGA
- the dnaK gene encoding molecular chaperone DnaK: MGKIIGIDLGTTNSCVAVMEGGEATVIPNAEGARTTPSVVAFAKNGERLCGQVAKRQAVTNPDRTIISIKREMGTNYKVDIDGKAYTPQDISAMILQKLKADAEAYLGETVTQAVITVPAYFSDSQRQATKDAGRIAGLEVMRIINEPTAASLAYGLDKDDNHKILVYDLGGGTFDVSILEIGDGVFEVLATNGNTRLGGDDFDQRIIDYLASEFKRENGIDLKADRMALQRLKEAAEKAKIELSGVMSTNINLPFITADATGPKHLDMTLTRAKFDELTRDLVDATLQPVQRALSDAGLSASQIDRVILVGGSTRIPAVQDAVKKITGKDPYKNINPDECVALGAAIQGGVLGGEVKDVLLLDVTPLSLGIETMGGVFTRLIDRNTTIPTTKSQIFSTAADGQTSVEVHVLQGEREMAAGNKTLGRFQLTGIAPAPRGVPQIEVTFNIDRNGIVNVSAKDLGTGNEQKVTITASTNLTEDEINQRVKEAEQFAAEDKKKKEEVETLNRADSMVFEVEKQLKDLGDKLTDEDKATVQSELDAFKKVRESNDVEQIKAAQETFTQKVYEIFGKIYQQQQQSAGQPGPDAGAGAQGGADTQDGHVDTDYDVH; this comes from the coding sequence ATGGGAAAGATTATCGGCATTGACCTGGGTACCACGAACAGCTGTGTAGCCGTCATGGAAGGCGGCGAGGCGACGGTCATCCCCAACGCTGAGGGCGCGCGCACCACGCCTTCCGTCGTCGCGTTCGCCAAGAACGGCGAGCGCCTCTGCGGTCAGGTGGCGAAGCGTCAGGCCGTCACCAACCCGGACCGCACCATCATTTCGATCAAGCGCGAGATGGGCACCAACTACAAGGTGGATATCGACGGCAAGGCCTACACGCCGCAGGATATTTCCGCGATGATCCTGCAAAAGCTCAAGGCCGACGCGGAAGCGTACCTGGGCGAGACGGTCACGCAGGCGGTCATCACCGTGCCGGCTTACTTCTCCGACAGCCAGCGCCAGGCCACCAAGGACGCGGGCCGCATCGCGGGCCTGGAGGTCATGCGCATCATCAACGAGCCGACGGCCGCTTCGCTGGCCTACGGCCTCGACAAGGACGACAACCACAAGATCCTCGTGTACGACCTGGGCGGCGGCACGTTCGACGTCTCCATTCTGGAGATCGGCGACGGCGTGTTCGAGGTGCTGGCCACCAACGGCAACACCCGTCTGGGCGGCGACGACTTCGACCAGCGCATCATCGATTACCTCGCCAGCGAGTTCAAGCGCGAGAACGGCATCGACCTCAAGGCCGACCGCATGGCGCTGCAGCGCCTGAAGGAGGCTGCCGAGAAGGCGAAGATCGAGCTTTCCGGCGTCATGAGCACCAACATCAACCTGCCGTTCATCACGGCGGACGCGACCGGCCCCAAGCACCTGGACATGACCCTCACCCGCGCGAAGTTCGACGAGCTGACCCGCGATCTGGTGGACGCGACCTTGCAGCCGGTGCAGCGCGCGCTGAGCGACGCGGGCCTCTCCGCCTCGCAGATCGACCGCGTGATCCTCGTCGGCGGCTCTACCCGCATCCCGGCGGTGCAGGACGCCGTCAAGAAGATCACCGGCAAGGACCCCTACAAGAACATCAACCCGGACGAGTGCGTGGCGCTGGGCGCTGCGATTCAGGGCGGCGTGCTCGGCGGCGAGGTCAAGGACGTGCTGCTGCTGGACGTGACGCCGCTGTCCCTGGGCATTGAGACGATGGGCGGCGTGTTCACGCGCCTGATCGACCGCAACACCACCATCCCGACCACCAAGTCGCAGATCTTCTCCACCGCCGCCGACGGACAGACGAGCGTCGAAGTGCACGTGCTGCAGGGCGAGCGCGAGATGGCCGCGGGCAACAAGACGTTGGGCCGTTTCCAGTTGACCGGCATTGCCCCCGCGCCGCGCGGCGTGCCGCAGATCGAGGTTACCTTCAACATCGATCGCAACGGCATCGTGAACGTCAGCGCCAAGGACCTGGGCACGGGCAACGAGCAGAAGGTGACGATCACCGCCTCCACCAACCTGACGGAGGACGAGATCAACCAGCGCGTGAAGGAAGCGGAGCAGTTTGCCGCCGAGGACAAGAAGAAGAAGGAAGAGGTCGAAACCCTCAACCGGGCGGACAGCATGGTCTTCGAGGTCGAAAAGCAGCTCAAGGATCTGGGCGATAAGCTGACGGACGAGGACAAGGCGACCGTGCAGAGCGAGCTGGACGCCTTCAAGAAGGTGCGCGAGTCGAACGACGTGGAACAGATCAAGGCCGCGCAGGAGACCTTCACGCAGAAGGTGTACGAGATCTTCGGCAAGATCTATCAGCAGCAACAGCAGAGCGCCGGCCAGCCGGGTCCGGATGCCGGCGCGGGCGCGCAGGGCGGCGCGGATACGCAGGACGGCCACGTAGACACCGACTACGACGTCCATTAA
- the dnaJ gene encoding molecular chaperone DnaJ — MATKRDYYEVLGVQKNATDDEIKKAYRKLAKENHPDLHPDDKDAEERFKEVNEAYEVLSDSNKRARYDQFGHEGPNMGGAGYGDFSGFGGQGFDSIFDFFFNGAEGGGQRRRNGPERGQDLRYDLTLTFEEAAFGCKKEFKFQRNENCEACGGTGARAGTQPKTCPTCGGSGQMKVTTQSLFGQVVNMRTCSTCGGSGKIIADKCPKCAGQGRVRVMRTATIKIPAGIDNGQVLPMSGQGEPGLRGGPAGDLYVYINVRPHKLFKRDHFDLHCEIPISFTQAALGGEIDVPTLEGSVKYNIPEGTQNDTVLRIRGQGIQQLRSSGKGDLFIKVRVEVPKRLSDKQKDLLRQFEDSLTGKEYEGRKSFFDRVRDSFNK, encoded by the coding sequence GTGGCTACGAAAAGAGATTATTACGAGGTGCTCGGGGTTCAGAAGAACGCTACGGACGACGAGATCAAAAAGGCGTACCGCAAGCTGGCAAAGGAAAATCACCCCGACCTGCACCCCGACGACAAGGATGCGGAGGAGCGCTTCAAGGAGGTTAACGAAGCCTACGAGGTGCTCTCCGACAGCAATAAGCGCGCGCGTTACGACCAGTTCGGCCACGAGGGGCCGAACATGGGCGGCGCAGGCTACGGCGATTTCAGCGGCTTTGGCGGCCAGGGCTTCGACAGCATCTTCGATTTCTTCTTCAACGGCGCGGAGGGCGGCGGCCAGCGCCGCAGAAACGGCCCGGAGCGCGGACAGGACCTTCGCTACGACCTGACGCTGACGTTTGAGGAAGCGGCCTTTGGCTGCAAAAAGGAGTTTAAGTTCCAGCGCAACGAAAACTGCGAGGCGTGCGGCGGCACGGGCGCGCGCGCAGGCACGCAGCCCAAGACCTGCCCGACCTGCGGCGGCAGCGGCCAGATGAAGGTGACCACGCAGTCGCTGTTCGGCCAGGTGGTCAACATGCGCACCTGCTCCACCTGCGGCGGCTCGGGCAAGATCATCGCGGACAAGTGCCCCAAGTGCGCGGGCCAGGGCCGCGTGCGCGTGATGCGCACGGCGACCATCAAAATTCCGGCGGGCATCGACAACGGCCAGGTGCTCCCCATGAGCGGCCAGGGCGAGCCGGGACTTCGCGGCGGCCCCGCGGGCGACCTGTACGTCTACATCAACGTGCGCCCGCACAAGCTCTTTAAGCGCGATCATTTCGACCTGCACTGCGAGATTCCGATTTCCTTTACGCAGGCGGCGCTGGGCGGTGAAATCGACGTGCCCACGCTGGAGGGGTCGGTCAAGTATAACATTCCCGAGGGCACGCAGAACGATACGGTGCTTCGCATTCGCGGCCAGGGCATCCAGCAGCTGCGCTCGAGCGGCAAGGGCGACCTGTTCATCAAGGTGCGCGTGGAGGTGCCCAAGCGCCTCTCCGACAAGCAGAAGGACCTGCTGCGCCAGTTTGAGGATTCCCTGACCGGCAAGGAGTACGAGGGCCGCAAGTCGTTCTTCGACCGCGTGCGGGACAGCTTTAACAAGTAA
- the prmA gene encoding 50S ribosomal protein L11 methyltransferase, producing MDWMEAVVHTTTEGADIVSELLMSAGATGTSIEDRSDVLNAQKPEGMWDMLDEHILDNMSEDVLVKAYFEDGASTPEALSFVRARLDALRGMELGFDLGSLELTRETVHEQDWAENWKKYYKPFRAGERIVVKPSWEPYEAQPGDLVIEMDPGMAFGTGTHETTFMCMQMLERYVRAGDSCIDVGTGTGILAIAAAMLGARDVLAIDLDEKAVEVAKENIQKNEMQAVVRAQAGDLLKEADEIADVVVANIIADVICALCGPAKAHVRAGGVFICSGIIKEREEDVQRALKAAGYAVDHRIEKGEWVCLAAKAA from the coding sequence ATGGATTGGATGGAAGCGGTCGTTCACACCACGACGGAGGGCGCGGACATCGTCTCCGAGCTCCTGATGAGCGCGGGGGCGACGGGCACGAGCATCGAGGATCGCAGCGACGTGCTGAACGCGCAAAAGCCGGAGGGTATGTGGGACATGCTGGACGAGCACATACTGGACAACATGTCGGAAGACGTACTCGTCAAGGCCTATTTTGAAGACGGGGCGTCGACGCCGGAGGCGCTGTCGTTCGTCAGGGCGCGGCTGGACGCGCTGAGGGGCATGGAGCTGGGGTTTGACCTGGGCAGCCTTGAGCTCACGCGCGAGACGGTGCACGAGCAGGACTGGGCCGAGAACTGGAAGAAGTACTACAAGCCCTTCCGTGCGGGCGAGCGCATCGTGGTGAAGCCTTCCTGGGAGCCGTATGAAGCGCAGCCGGGCGATCTGGTGATCGAGATGGACCCCGGCATGGCCTTCGGCACGGGCACGCACGAGACGACCTTCATGTGCATGCAGATGCTGGAGCGCTACGTGCGCGCGGGCGATTCGTGCATCGACGTGGGCACGGGCACGGGCATCCTCGCCATCGCGGCGGCGATGCTGGGCGCGCGGGACGTGCTCGCCATCGATCTGGATGAAAAGGCCGTGGAGGTCGCGAAGGAAAACATTCAGAAGAACGAGATGCAGGCGGTCGTGCGCGCGCAGGCGGGCGACCTGCTCAAGGAAGCGGACGAGATCGCGGACGTGGTGGTCGCCAACATCATCGCGGACGTGATCTGCGCGCTGTGCGGCCCGGCGAAGGCGCACGTGCGCGCGGGCGGCGTGTTCATCTGCTCGGGCATCATCAAAGAGCGCGAGGAGGACGTGCAGCGCGCGCTGAAGGCGGCGGGATACGCGGTAGATCATCGCATCGAGAAGGGCGAGTGGGTCTGCCTGGCGGCGAAGGCCGCGTAA
- a CDS encoding 16S rRNA (uracil(1498)-N(3))-methyltransferase, which yields MHRFFVDEDGIQGSTARLEAGDAQHAARVLRLAPGDEVELLDGLCRYAARLTEVSKESVSAEVLSTLPDHEPNVRVTLFQGLPKAEKMEFILQKCTELGVYAVVPVQMERCVVQLSGKDGAKKQERWQRIAREAAKQCGRARVPEVSAPQPLAGLARPLSEDYDLVLVPWEEAREGGIRAAIRETNAQRIAIVIGPEGGMTKEEVAWLAERGARPVTLGPRILRTETAGMAALTMALCLSGQME from the coding sequence ATGCACCGCTTTTTTGTGGACGAAGACGGCATCCAGGGAAGTACGGCGCGGCTTGAGGCCGGGGACGCGCAGCACGCCGCGCGCGTTTTGCGCCTTGCGCCCGGCGACGAGGTGGAGCTGCTCGACGGCCTTTGCCGCTACGCGGCGCGGCTGACGGAGGTATCCAAAGAGAGCGTGAGCGCCGAGGTTCTTTCGACGCTGCCGGATCACGAGCCGAACGTGCGCGTGACGCTCTTTCAGGGCCTTCCCAAGGCCGAAAAGATGGAATTTATCCTGCAAAAGTGTACGGAGCTGGGCGTGTATGCGGTCGTGCCCGTGCAGATGGAGCGCTGCGTCGTGCAGCTGTCTGGAAAGGACGGCGCGAAGAAGCAGGAGCGCTGGCAGCGCATCGCGCGCGAAGCGGCCAAGCAGTGCGGCCGGGCGCGCGTGCCCGAGGTTTCCGCGCCGCAGCCGCTCGCGGGGCTGGCGCGGCCACTGTCGGAGGATTACGACCTCGTGCTCGTTCCCTGGGAGGAGGCGCGGGAGGGCGGCATCCGCGCCGCGATTCGCGAGACGAATGCCCAGCGCATCGCCATCGTCATCGGGCCGGAGGGCGGCATGACGAAGGAGGAGGTCGCATGGCTGGCGGAACGCGGCGCGCGCCCCGTGACGCTGGGCCCGCGCATTCTGCGCACGGAGACGGCGGGCATGGCCGCGCTGACGATGGCGCTGTGCCTTTCCGGGCAGATGGAGTGA
- the mtaB gene encoding tRNA (N(6)-L-threonylcarbamoyladenosine(37)-C(2))-methylthiotransferase MtaB, translating into MSKVAFHTLGCKVNQYDTQAMLERFQEAGYEVVPFDGLADVYVINTCTVTGTGDKKSMQAIRRCARKNPEAHIVVTGCLAQRAAQTLRLPGVRLILGTQRRGEVVELLREAEESGETLIAVEGLRRAPFEALTVHAHEGHTRATMKIQEGCDRYCAYCIIPYVRGPIRSRPLEEIRREADELCAAGFRELVLTGIHLTSYGRDLKDGATLSDAIRAAHDAQGALRIRLGSLEPVIVTEEFVRALRAMPKVCPQFHLALQSGSDAVLARMRRRYTSGEYLAACRMLREAFPGCALTTDVMTGFPGETEQEFEETMATVRAAGFSRIHVFPYSEREGTPAAAMEGSVPRHVREERARRLIALGKELSQNYLLEQVGARKRVLFEERDAQGMLTGYTDTYVHVRASGIACPGDVRDVIVESAAEDGLIARIAEE; encoded by the coding sequence ATGAGCAAAGTGGCATTTCACACCTTGGGCTGCAAGGTGAACCAATACGACACGCAGGCGATGCTGGAGCGGTTTCAGGAGGCCGGCTATGAGGTCGTCCCCTTCGACGGCCTGGCGGACGTTTACGTGATCAACACCTGCACGGTGACCGGCACGGGCGACAAGAAGTCCATGCAGGCCATTCGGCGGTGCGCGCGCAAAAATCCCGAGGCGCACATCGTGGTCACGGGCTGCCTCGCCCAGCGCGCGGCGCAGACGCTCAGGCTGCCGGGCGTGCGGCTCATTCTGGGCACGCAGCGGCGCGGCGAGGTCGTGGAGCTGCTGCGCGAGGCGGAGGAATCAGGGGAAACGTTGATCGCGGTGGAGGGCCTGCGCCGCGCGCCGTTTGAGGCGCTCACGGTGCACGCGCACGAGGGACACACACGCGCGACGATGAAGATCCAGGAGGGCTGCGACCGCTACTGCGCCTACTGCATCATTCCTTACGTGCGGGGGCCGATCCGCTCCCGTCCGCTGGAGGAAATCCGCCGTGAGGCAGACGAGCTGTGCGCGGCGGGCTTTCGCGAGCTCGTGCTGACGGGCATTCATCTGACGAGCTACGGGCGCGATTTGAAGGACGGCGCCACGCTTTCGGATGCCATACGCGCCGCGCACGACGCGCAGGGCGCGCTTCGTATCCGGCTGGGTTCTCTCGAGCCCGTGATCGTGACGGAGGAATTCGTAAGGGCGCTGCGGGCCATGCCCAAGGTCTGCCCGCAGTTTCATCTCGCGCTGCAAAGCGGCAGCGACGCGGTGCTTGCCCGCATGCGCAGGCGCTACACGTCGGGCGAATACCTGGCGGCGTGCCGAATGCTGCGGGAGGCGTTCCCCGGCTGCGCGCTCACCACGGACGTGATGACGGGTTTTCCAGGCGAGACGGAGCAGGAGTTCGAGGAGACGATGGCGACCGTGCGCGCAGCGGGCTTTTCGCGCATCCACGTGTTTCCTTATTCCGAGCGCGAGGGCACGCCCGCCGCGGCGATGGAGGGCAGCGTGCCCCGGCACGTTCGGGAGGAGCGCGCGCGGCGGCTGATCGCGCTGGGCAAGGAGCTCTCGCAGAATTACCTGCTGGAGCAGGTCGGGGCGCGAAAGCGCGTGCTCTTTGAAGAGCGGGATGCGCAGGGAATGCTCACCGGCTACACGGATACCTATGTGCACGTGCGCGCGTCGGGCATCGCCTGCCCGGGCGACGTGCGGGACGTGATTGTGGAAAGCGCGGCGGAGGACGGGCTGATCGCGCGGATAGCGGAGGAATAA
- a CDS encoding HIT domain-containing protein: MEDCLFCKIAAGEIPSKKAYEDDEVLAFYDIAPQAPVHVLVIPKKHVSDVYAAQGESDAFLAKLLRTAAKVAGELGLAENGFRLVTNCGADAQQSVRHLHVHILGGRPLEGKMG; encoded by the coding sequence GTGGAAGACTGCCTGTTTTGTAAGATCGCCGCGGGCGAGATCCCCTCGAAGAAGGCGTATGAGGACGACGAGGTGCTGGCCTTTTACGACATCGCGCCGCAGGCCCCCGTGCACGTGCTGGTGATTCCCAAAAAGCACGTGAGCGATGTCTACGCGGCGCAGGGCGAGAGCGACGCGTTTCTGGCGAAGCTGCTGCGCACGGCGGCGAAGGTCGCGGGCGAGCTGGGGCTTGCGGAGAACGGTTTTCGCCTCGTGACCAACTGCGGAGCGGACGCGCAGCAGAGCGTCCGGCACCTGCATGTGCACATCCTCGGCGGCAGGCCGCTCGAAGGAAAGATGGGCTGA
- a CDS encoding AAA family ATPase — protein sequence MVYLESIAFPDADAEWNFRMGVKRTCYNTMYPFGVLTAAGLSQLSFEPITILYGGNGSGKTTVLNVIAEKLRLLRETPFNRSNFFEDYVDLCRVWLENPVSSESRIVTSDDVFDYMLSVRSLNEGIDRKKEELFHEHTAARHSSVRVRSLDDYDALKRQNSARRRTQSSFVREQLMDNVREQSNGESASFFFRQRVREDALYLLDEPENSLSAARQIELADFLEESARYAGCQLVISTHSPFLLSMRGAKIYDLDARPAALKCWTELESVRTYYDFFMRHRAAFERDVSDPF from the coding sequence GTGGTCTATCTGGAGAGCATCGCATTCCCAGACGCGGACGCGGAGTGGAACTTTCGCATGGGCGTCAAGCGAACCTGCTATAACACGATGTATCCCTTCGGCGTGCTCACCGCCGCGGGCCTTTCGCAGCTGAGCTTCGAGCCCATCACGATCCTTTACGGAGGCAACGGCTCCGGAAAGACGACCGTGCTGAACGTGATCGCCGAAAAGCTGCGCCTTTTGCGCGAGACGCCCTTTAACAGGAGCAACTTCTTTGAAGACTACGTGGATCTTTGCCGCGTGTGGCTGGAAAACCCGGTTTCATCGGAGAGCCGCATCGTCACCAGCGACGACGTGTTCGACTACATGCTGAGCGTGCGCAGCCTCAACGAGGGCATCGACCGGAAGAAAGAGGAGCTCTTTCACGAACACACGGCGGCGCGCCATTCCTCGGTGCGGGTGCGTTCGCTAGACGATTACGATGCGCTCAAGCGCCAGAACAGCGCGCGCAGGCGAACGCAGTCTTCCTTTGTCCGCGAGCAGCTGATGGACAACGTGCGCGAGCAGTCTAACGGCGAGAGCGCGAGCTTCTTCTTTCGCCAGCGGGTCCGCGAGGATGCGCTCTACCTGCTCGACGAGCCGGAAAACAGCCTGTCCGCCGCGCGGCAGATCGAGCTGGCGGATTTCCTGGAGGAATCGGCGCGCTATGCAGGCTGCCAGCTGGTCATCTCCACGCACTCGCCCTTCCTGCTTTCGATGCGGGGCGCGAAGATTTACGATCTGGACGCCCGGCCTGCCGCCCTCAAATGCTGGACGGAGCTTGAGAGCGTGCGCACGTATTACGACTTCTTCATGCGACATCGGGCGGCGTTTGAGCGGGACGTGTCGGACCCATTCTGA
- a CDS encoding histidine kinase: protein MPRTLSAKLALLSILLSLLLLASWIFWCFHDTKQALLTQKKQDISILLDRTADYVRLYSEGLNANLLALSSSLEVMEPSATRIQKALSGFQSSNPGKVLSVACITEGGDVYCNRTAAYEIFGRDYFQPFYDEVAASTYQGLRWSEPYISPLTLDRTVALYKPVRLGDESAAVVMEINLRTMLSSILRATNDASLTWCVLSGEGRLIATSDDYTTVSSSYKQIPRELLEDELISLAALPMGAESCRIGGSDYLFFRRTHLCMDWTLMALAQQHALQKAVSPLLTRTLLMGTLHLLLLTALLALLAHRYTRPIVRMAARIQSSDNPLDLSLADSMRRSDETGVLARSIDDMIGRVKRLNAEQQVILKQQRLLEIDVLQGQIHPHFLGNTLACIQSLVKDGRSDDALKALTALCRLLNYSIARTDETAVLKDELACAQAYVALRRMRASYPFEYSVYVPAAHMEHPVPRLILQPIIENSIVHGFAALGRPGTIVVTSYEQEGKLFLCIDDDGIGAPERRLASVAAGSVVPSAHAHGIGVNNVFKRLRLNDPGANACRILSKREGGVRVILDLGPYSPERRP, encoded by the coding sequence ATGCCCCGCACCCTCTCCGCCAAACTGGCGCTCCTGTCCATCCTGCTTTCCCTGCTGCTGCTGGCAAGCTGGATATTCTGGTGCTTTCACGACACAAAACAGGCGCTGTTGACGCAAAAAAAGCAGGACATCTCGATCCTGCTCGACCGTACGGCGGACTACGTGCGGCTCTATTCCGAGGGGCTCAACGCGAATCTACTCGCGCTGTCCAGCTCGCTGGAGGTCATGGAGCCCAGCGCGACGCGGATTCAAAAGGCGCTCAGCGGCTTTCAGAGCAGCAACCCCGGCAAGGTGCTCTCCGTCGCTTGCATCACGGAAGGCGGCGACGTCTACTGCAACCGCACCGCAGCTTATGAAATCTTCGGCCGGGACTACTTTCAGCCCTTTTACGACGAGGTCGCCGCCTCGACCTATCAGGGGCTTCGCTGGTCCGAGCCATATATCTCGCCGCTGACGCTGGACCGCACCGTCGCCCTCTACAAACCGGTACGCCTGGGCGATGAAAGCGCCGCCGTCGTCATGGAGATCAACCTGCGGACGATGCTCTCCTCCATCCTGCGCGCCACCAACGATGCCTCGCTCACCTGGTGCGTCCTATCCGGCGAGGGGCGGCTCATCGCCACCAGCGACGATTACACCACCGTCTCCTCCAGCTACAAGCAGATTCCCCGTGAGCTCCTGGAGGACGAGCTCATCTCGCTCGCGGCGCTGCCTATGGGCGCAGAGTCCTGCCGCATCGGCGGCAGCGATTATCTGTTTTTTCGCCGCACCCACCTATGCATGGACTGGACGCTGATGGCGCTGGCACAGCAGCACGCACTGCAAAAGGCGGTGTCGCCCCTGCTCACACGAACGCTCCTCATGGGCACGCTGCACCTGCTGCTGCTCACCGCGCTTCTGGCGCTGCTGGCCCATCGCTACACCCGGCCCATCGTACGCATGGCGGCGCGGATACAAAGCTCCGACAATCCTCTCGACCTTTCTCTCGCGGACAGCATGCGCCGCAGCGATGAGACCGGCGTTCTTGCCCGCAGCATCGACGACATGATCGGCCGCGTCAAACGGTTGAACGCGGAACAGCAGGTCATTTTAAAGCAGCAGCGCCTGTTGGAAATCGACGTCCTTCAGGGCCAGATTCACCCGCATTTTTTGGGCAACACCCTCGCCTGCATACAAAGTCTCGTCAAGGACGGCCGCTCAGACGACGCGCTGAAAGCGCTGACCGCGCTTTGCAGGCTGCTCAACTACAGCATTGCCCGCACCGACGAAACCGCCGTTCTGAAGGACGAGCTCGCCTGCGCGCAGGCTTACGTGGCGCTGCGGCGCATGCGCGCCTCTTACCCTTTCGAGTACAGCGTCTACGTGCCCGCCGCACATATGGAGCATCCCGTTCCGCGCCTGATTCTTCAGCCCATCATCGAAAATTCGATCGTGCACGGTTTCGCAGCGTTGGGCCGCCCGGGCACGATCGTGGTGACGAGCTATGAGCAGGAGGGAAAGCTTTTCCTATGCATCGACGACGACGGGATTGGCGCGCCGGAGCGGCGTCTTGCCTCCGTCGCCGCAGGGTCCGTCGTTCCCTCCGCCCACGCGCACGGCATCGGCGTCAACAACGTCTTTAAGCGCCTTCGTCTGAACGATCCCGGCGCCAACGCCTGCCGGATTCTTTCAAAGCGCGAGGGCGGCGTACGCGTCATCCTGGATTTAGGGCCCTATAGCCCGGAACGCCGCCCTTAG